gtttttttttaatatgtttcttGATTCTTGCTTCAAGATTAAGACATCGGTAAGTTTTGTTTTGTGCTGACCAAACCGTACATACAGTTAAGTACTTGTGTTGTAATATTGGTATTTGATATCTACATATGGTGTTTTGTTGGACATGTATAGATATGGTTAAAAGAATGGAATGAAAATCTTGGTGGATTTTGAGATATGGAGTGATTGATTTTGCATTTGGTATTATTTggtcaattttaattaatatgagAGATGCAGACCGTGGTTTGTGATGGTTGTGGGTGGACATGCACCCGGTAAAACTCAAAACCGCCGTTGTTTTTTAACTCTTTAATTACTACTCAAATTTTCCCCTTCAAAAACCCTGCATGCAGACCAAATTATAATCCTAACCCAAGAACAAAAAAGAGCTTATTTCTTTGACTTTTTCAACTAAACACAGTCAGTATGCAGCAAGATCAAGATTTGATGAAGCAGAATAATCAAGATCGGAGAATGAAAGCTATGATTCAAGGAGAAAATCAGAGTCAAAATCAGCAGCAGCCGCAAAAATGTCCTCGGTGTGACTCACTGAATACAAAGTTTTGTTATTACAATAACTATAGTTTATCTCAGCCGCGTTATTTTTGTAAGAGTTGTAGACGTTACTGGACTCAAGGCGGAACCCTAAGGAACGTCCCGGTTGGCGGTGGTTGCCGGAGAGGTAAGCGGGTGAAAACGTCATCTTCTTCGTCAACGGCTAATAATATTAACAACCCATCTTCTTCTTCTAGTGAGAATAATTCTAGGGCTCAGTCTTTGGTGACCTCAACTCAGAATATGATCGCAAATTCATTTAACAAAGAATCCGCGGCTGGTTCTGGAATTTCTTCAGTAGGGTCTTATAATTATTCTGCTGGTGGTTTTTTGATGAATTCTTTAGCTAATATTCAGTCTTTGAATAACCAGCCACCGTCTCAGTCTAATTTCAGTCTGAGTCATCAGTCTTTGAATCTTGCCGGTGGAGAATTTGGCGCTGGTACTTCAAATTTGAGTCTTCTGCATGGGTTTAACGCTGTTCTTCCACCTTATGGATCACAACAGATTCAACAGCCGAGGCAATTCTACCATATGGGCTCTCATCATGATCAACAACAGCAGCGAAATTGGCAGCATCAGCAAGCAGCAGGGTTTTTGAGGAGCAACAATATTTTAAACCCTACCACAACATTATCTGATAGTAATGCTTTGTGGAGTACTGTCAGTACCAGCACCACAACCGGCAACAACACTAACAGCAACAACACAACCGCCATTGGCGGTGGCGGTGGCTCTTTTGGTTTGAATTCAGCTGATCAGTGGCATCATGATCTGCCAGGTTATGGTCCTCCACCATAATTTCTTCTTTATcagaaagttttaaacgtaCAGACAGCTGCATGACTCTTTTTTTAagtcattattttaaaaagctGGTTTTTGTTTACAGTTTTATCAGAAATGGATTCATTCGGTGAATTGTTTGAGCTGGGGATTGGGGAAAAAATGGTGTAATTTGTATATGCAAATGCAAGAATGTGGGCACTGGTTTTTGTGCTTATATCGTATAGAAAAAGAAATTTCTGGGTTGGGTTAGGTTTGATTTGaagtttaaactttttgatttgtttggttgAACTTAATTTGCTTTAGTTCTCTTTAGTCTTTATTGTTTtgcttttttgttattaaaagaTGTTCCCCAGCTTTATCATATTTCAAAGTTTTTAATGACATTCAAAAGCATAGTTTATAGgctttaatttttagttttgtttgagATTAAATAGGGTTTTGTGATTAAAGGGTGCATGAGATAGTGGAGCTGATGTATCTGCAACTGCTAAAGTTGTTCGACAAGACGCTTTGTTTTTGTGCATGTGGGTGACTGagcttatatatataaagatgtTTTTAGCCTATATTTTAATCTCCTTATTTCTcattgatgataaaaaaaaaattaaaataatttatatccataattttagatattttatcatatattttttaaaaaataatttgagtaTCTTAGTCCATCCAATTTCATATTGAAATAATTActacattttataaaattttcacttttttttttcagtaaAGGAAGGGTTAAATGAGTTTTAAATGAGGATAACCTATTTTAAATAGATCTAAATTGAAGGATAAACATATTGTGATAAGTTCTAAAAGTGATGGATCGGAATGTCggaatatttgataaaatgttCAAAAATTTAGATGTAAAAGAAACATTTTGCCATAAAATGAATGTCTATTTGCACTAAAAGGCTttaaatttatctaatttaacgatttaagctccACGTTAGAAAAtcataaattatgttttaatctttcatttttttggcaatttgTGATGCAAACTCAGTAACATTGTATAGTAAAAAAAACGATACTGCATTATGACCAAATTTGTCGAACAATGAAAAGTGTGGCTATCATTTAGCAATTTTTAAACATGgagcttaaattgccaaaatatgtaaaattgaAGCATTTTAGTACAGAAAATCCCAAAAACAGAAACACTATCATAAAATCCCGGTCATTTATGGTTTGTGCAAATGCAGTTCCTTCGTCAGCAAGGCTAAACCAATTGTTATAGTAGTTGGCTATCTAATTGCCTTAATGTTTTGGCATTTTGTCCTCTGTCGTATAGCATAAACGACATTAGTGAGAATGTTTCTTGTGACACTCCATCGTTCTCAGGCTTTACAGTTGAATGCGTTTTTAATAGTAAAATTTTGAAGTTGGCCCTACAAAGGAACAATAGGAAAGAAACAGAAGGAATTGCGTATTAATTAGTTGGGAATTACAGGTCAAACCAAAGCACCAAAAGCATTAATGTCAAAATTAAACAAGACCACTTTTCTAATATGactatttaaaatttgactCATACTTGCTACTCATACTTGCTTAATAGGTGACCTTTTTAGAGCAAACTGTCAATCATTTTTTAGAACTTGTGTCTCGTagtctaataaatttatttaaatttttttagtcaattgaattatcaaatttattttccagtcaaataagtcatttttaatttgtttagttAATTGTGCACCTTCCCCCAATGCAGCCACCTTGGGCGAACTTGAACACCTTGTCTTAATACTAATTTCGTTATTTTCGGTGAATTTTGTTTTCTATGGACATATTTGAACTTTTaggttttatttaatttaagccaatgacaaaaaaaaggccaatttttttatgaaagtttcacaaaaatctaaaaacctttcaattttattcaatttgtcctgaaaGACATGATAtcgtttcaataatgtccaattatgtaattttgctcatgtggcaTGTGTGCGCAATAAAAGCAAAATTATgtagttggacataattgaaacgaaatcatgcgttttaaacaaattggataaaattgaaaagtttatacttttgtaaacctttcataaaagatTTGGGTTTTTTATGTAATCATTTggccttaaatttataaaaatttgaaaagaattaatttataagtatgaGTGAACCCAACTAAGTCTTAATCACGTTTTAGTTTGTAGATAAAAAACTGGCCAAACTTACTTTTAGATCCTTgtatttctaaaaatttatttatttgatttttaaaattttatctttatctAGTTCTTATTTcgtttatttagaatttttaagttcatttttttactaaaaaggAGTGTCCATTATAATCCCCGTAAAACAGATTGAAACCGAATTTAAATGTCTACCGAATTCGACACATTAGTAAGATCGTCACATCATCAAGGACCAGATAAATAGAAATGTTATATGATCCTATTGCATAAcgaaaaactaaaaatcaaatagataatcaaaaattcaaaagcataaaaatcttttattatttttaacgtAGAAATTGTTAATCACTTAACTGATAACGAGTGCCACGTTCACAACTTTTGTCTATAAAATgattcattaaataaaaaaggtaTAATAAGAGGCCTATTGAACAATAAGTatcaaataaattgaaaaaaaaaaatataaagagctTTACATAGGTTTAACCTAAAATTTAGTCGGCTTTGGCCCGATCGGAATCCACTCAGATAAATTATAACCTATTAATACTAGTGGAGGTGGAGATGAAGGTGGTGCTGTGATTTACGGGCAAAGCAAATCTTTGGTCTGCCACGATGAGATATATGTGGGCAGAGAATAAAAATAGGGTACATATGGGTTTCCTTGGGATAAACCCATCACTactaaaagagaaaaaaaattaaatcgattGAATTGGTCGTTACTCggttggtttggttaaaatcgataaatatataagaaaaatataaaaataaaaataatcttttgGTTTATTCAGTTGGTTCAGTTAATTTGAATAACAAAATTCCAACTCGAACCgacaattaaaaatcaatttttttatattaaaatcaaaccaatatAACTTAAGTTTataatcaaaccaaattgaTCGAAAACCGTCGGTTTGATTGGTTCTGCTTACCCGTTTTTTTCTCACCCCTATTTCATCTTCCACATTCAAATGGTAGTTTGATTAGAGAAATGCCAATGCATGGATAAAATATCCAGTGTCTACCTTTAACACCACATCAACATCTAATTGATGTTCAATTGAGGGACCTATCTCCTCTCTTTTTAAAGGCAAAACATATTGATTATTAAGCTTTCTTTGTTTATTCAgtattttcttaaaatatttacttttatcaAACTTTACAGAGCAAATTACTTTAGGTCCCTCACGTTCgttataatttacagtttggtGTCcgttatttgaaaatcaaacgatttggtatctcagttttgattttataaactataagacctttctgttaaatataggtaaTAAATCGTTAACGAAATAAAatatgaggtaccaaatcgtttgaaaatgaggtaccaaatcgtttacacAATTGAAACTAAAGTACCAAATCgcttatataattgaaattgaggTACCATATTgttatataattgaaactgaggtaccaaattgcttgaaaataaatttcaaatttttaacggAACTAACAAAAGGTtcttatagtttataaaattaaaactgagattgcaaattatttgattttcaaataagggatatcaaactgtgaattatgaaaAACGTAAGGGGTGTTACAGTGATTTGCTCAACTTTATGTccaatttatttcaaattttaagtcCTCTCTTGGACTGAGAATATGTATCACACCGGCCATAAAATGTATgtaaaaccaaatttaaatgttCATTTAATTAGGTATGGACATAgacatattaaatataaaaaaaattaagaaattatataaaataaaaatataaaaatataaaatttgttgatcagttaaattaattaatcacttaacatACGACGTGATAATAATCTTGTTATTTAACAATGACTGAGCAACacacttttaatttatattcttaaataattattaaatggaaaaaaaattgataatagtaattttttttaaaagaacaaataaataaaaatcttaaaatgcATTTTaaggttaatgtcaaaaaaatcatgaattttaaatgttttttcattttaatcatacagcttaaattttgtcattttcatacacgacctatcattttttttttcaaattcatatataGTGTCGAAGTGGCATttatttattggtgtaaaatgacttcCACCTTAACGACTTACAACAATAAAGCCATTATAGCTCAGCGTCgaatatgaatttaaaaaagtcataatttgtgcatgaaaataataaaatttaaactacgtgatttaaataaaaaaacatataaaattcgtgattttatttgatattatctttttttttatgattaagccGTTTTTAAAGCATAAATAATAAGTGGAGGGCCCTTACGGGGATATCGCCACATCATTTCCTCAATttggtttcactttttttttctaatttgtgTTAATCTTATTAAATTTTGTGGACATTATTAACTTTTTGTTGCTATCATTTTGATTAGCGTTATAGTGTAATGACAAATCACACAAGCAATACTATCATTAGGCTCCCTTTTCTTGGCTCCTTACAGTGAAATCAAACATAGTTTCTGTGGACTGTACCCACGTGTGTGTGTTTTCCATATCCAAAGATTTGAAGTTTTTCAGTTTAGAAATAAGAGAGCTGACTTTGAAGCAAAATTACTAAATTGTTTCAAATTAATTCATTTCAAtttggccaaatgttgtaaaaaggccaaatctttcacaaaagtctttacctttcaattttatcgattttggccaaaaactgattatttggtttcacaaaagtcccgacctttcaattttatcgattttggccaaaaatggattatttggtttcacaaaagtcctgacttttcaatatttggcatgccacataggcgccatATAGGCGTCATAAAAGCaaactgaaatcaaattgagagttggccacaattgaaaccaaataatttatttttggccaaaatcgataaaattgaaaggtcgggacttttgtaaaacttttataaaaggtttggcctttttacaacatttggcctttcaATTTCTATACATCTTTCTAACCTTTTTCAgaaaaataaatactattttataatttggaaAGGGTgattttttactttatatttttattttgtactatttatcttttatatttaattttaaaaaagttatataaatttaaaatttttgtgCTCGcaatagatataaaaaaaagagttgGTTTTATTTgtcacaaataaataaaatcgacatattatattatcataaattatttgtaagaatattttttttttggtcaaaaaatATGGATATATAACATTATTTTgccaatttaaaaattcaaaaaataattttaattatttttaattcgtCGAGGTTCACTTTTGGGCATAAGCTGGGTTTGGAACATTAGTTGGGGTCGATCGCAACCAGAGACACTAATTGGGATAAGGGTTTAGGACCTCGATTATGGTCAAGATTTGAGACCAATAATTAGAATTGGGTATTGAAACTTGAGTTGGGGTCGAATTTAGTTCAAATTCGAGTGGGGTTGAATTTATACCCACCCAAATTAGAGTCGGATCGTGAACCTTAATTGGGGTTGGAATTAgaattatatgtttgattcgAAGTTAAAATCTAGGATAAAATCAAAATTCCGAATCGGGATCAAACTCAGACTAGAGATAAATTTTAGGTGACGTGACAAAACGATTTGtcac
This region of Mercurialis annua linkage group LG1-X, ddMerAnnu1.2, whole genome shotgun sequence genomic DNA includes:
- the LOC126665625 gene encoding dof zinc finger protein DOF1.4-like; the protein is MQQDQDLMKQNNQDRRMKAMIQGENQSQNQQQPQKCPRCDSLNTKFCYYNNYSLSQPRYFCKSCRRYWTQGGTLRNVPVGGGCRRGKRVKTSSSSSTANNINNPSSSSSENNSRAQSLVTSTQNMIANSFNKESAAGSGISSVGSYNYSAGGFLMNSLANIQSLNNQPPSQSNFSLSHQSLNLAGGEFGAGTSNLSLLHGFNAVLPPYGSQQIQQPRQFYHMGSHHDQQQQRNWQHQQAAGFLRSNNILNPTTTLSDSNALWSTVSTSTTTGNNTNSNNTTAIGGGGGSFGLNSADQWHHDLPGYGPPP